From the Meriones unguiculatus strain TT.TT164.6M chromosome 12, Bangor_MerUng_6.1, whole genome shotgun sequence genome, one window contains:
- the Sod3 gene encoding extracellular superoxide dismutase [Cu-Zn], with protein MLAFLFCGLLLAAHGSVTWTMLDPGESSFDLAEIKTDLFEKISDTHAKVLEIWLGLGRREVDAPELYAACRVEPSATLAADQPRVTGLVLFRQLAPGAKLEAFFNLEGFDDELNVSSHAIHVHEFGDLSQGCESTGPHYNPLAVAHPQHPGDFGNFVVRDGRLWKYRSGLVASLAGPYSILGRAVVVHAGQDDLGRGGNQASVENGNAGRRLACCIVGASSSAAWERQAKEHTERKKRRRESECKTT; from the coding sequence ATGCTGGCCTTCCTGTTTTGTGGCTTGCTTCTGGCGGCCCATGGCTCTGTCACCTGGACCATGCTGGATCCCGGGGAGTCCAGCTTCGACCTAGCAGAGATCAAGACTGACCTGTTTGAGAAGATAAGCGACACTCACGCCAAAGTGCTGGAGATCTGGCTGGGGCTGGGACGGCGGGAGGTGGATGCCCCTGAGTTGTACGCGGCCTGCAGGGTGGAGCCGTCAGCCACGCTGGCAGCCGATCAGCCTCGGGTCACCGGTCTGGTCCTCTTCCGGCAGCTAGCGCCGGGCGCCAAGCTGGAGGCCTTCTTCAATCTGGAGGGCTTCGATGACGAGCTGAACGTGTCCAGCCACGCCATCCACGTGCACGAGTTCGGGGACCTGAGCCAGGGCTGTGAGTCCACCGGGCCGCACTACAACCCGCTGGCCGTGGCGCACCCGCAGCACCCGGGCGACTTCGGCAACTTCGTGGTGCGCGATGGGCGCCTCTGGAAGTACCGCTCTGGCTTGGTCGCTTCGCTGGCGGGCCCGTACTCCATCTTGGGCCGTGCCGTAGTGGTCCACGCTGGCCAGGATGACCTGGGCCGCGGCGGCAACCAGGCCAGCGTGGAGAACGGCAACGCGGGGCGCCGGCTCGCCTGCTGCATAGTGGGTGCCAGCAGCTCTGCGGCCTGGGAGCGCCAGGCCAAGGAGCACACCGAGCGTAAAAAGCGGCGGCGGGAGAGCGAGTGCAAGACCACCTAA